In Rutidosis leptorrhynchoides isolate AG116_Rl617_1_P2 chromosome 2, CSIRO_AGI_Rlap_v1, whole genome shotgun sequence, one genomic interval encodes:
- the LOC139891318 gene encoding uncharacterized protein produces MVELSYMHEDDILLETTRARFSNVLKRHAELTERLSRDSDKMIFERLQREFEAARASQTHEVCLDSEQWNDGLLATIRERVHMEAERKAMQSPADGNMLSISVFQEKIIYTVGTKLICCLEGARIGIQYDTSFAGEPREQYHCVLESKSFLEKMTVLEHTLPFFLPIREVENELLSSNAMKFIDHIGDLLQSYVDRREQVCLIKDLYGNQIGELYHSLPYHMIEFVVDASECKVTVSLRYADLLAVLPTAISVVAWPMNRSKKSPARGKKGNLAYGNNNSPVRLLYAEAALRTLSLPEAYAEIVLNLPEALEQSVESKDDVSP; encoded by the exons ATGGTTGAACTG AGCTATATGCATGAGGATGATATACTCTTGGAGACTACAAGGGCCAGAT TTTCGAATGTTCTCAAAAGGCACGCCGAACTTACTGAGCGCCTTTCTCG AgactctgataaaatgatttttgagCGATTACAAAGGGAATTTGAAGCTGCACGTGCTTCCCAGACGCATG AAGTTTGTTTGGATAGTGAACAGTGGAACGATGGGTTATTGGCAACAATAAGAGAACGG GTCCATATGGAGGCTGAAAGAAAAGCGATGCAGTCACCCGCTGATGGAAACATGCTGTCAATATCTGTATTTCAGGAGAAAATTATATATACTGTTGGAACCAAG TTGATATGTTGTTTAGAAGGAGCACGCATTGGCATACAATATGATACGTCTTTTGCTG GTGAACCACGTGAACAGTATCATTGTGTTCTTGAAAGCAAGTCCTTTCTTGAGAAGATGACTGTTCTTGAACACACTTTACCTTTCTTCTTGCCAATACGTGAAGTGGAAAATGAACTTTTATCTTCAAATGCAATG AAATTCATAGATCACATTGGAGACCTTTTACAATCATATGTCGATAGGCGGGAACAG GTTTGCCTCATAAAGGACTTGTACGGTAACCAAATTGGAGAACTTTATCACAGTCTGCCTTACCATATGATTGAATTTGTGGTAGATGCTTCTGAATG CAAGGTGACTGTTAGTCTAAGATATGCAGATCTGTTGGCTGTACTTCCTACTGCAATTAGCGTAGTTGCATGGCCCATGAACCGTTCAAAAAAGTCCCCAGCCAGGGGCAAAAAGGGGAATTTAGCATATGGAAACAACAATAGTCCTGTACGGTTACTCTATGCAGAAGCTGCATTGCGCACCCTTAGTTTGCCAGAAG CATATGCGGAGATTGTACTGAATCTTCCGGAAGCTCTCGAACAAAGTGTTGAATCCAAAGATGATGTTTCTCCTTAA